Proteins encoded in a region of the Bubalus bubalis isolate 160015118507 breed Murrah chromosome 9, NDDB_SH_1, whole genome shotgun sequence genome:
- the MED26 gene encoding mediator of RNA polymerase II transcription subunit 26 isoform X1 produces MTAAPPSPQQIRDRLLQAIDPQSNIRNMVAVQEVISSLEKYPITKEALEETRLGKLINDVRKKTKNEELAKRAKKLLRSWQKLIEPVHQNEAALRGLAGAPGSANGGAHNCRPEAGAAGPPKSVHDLKYRNDMPRLCGQRLDRLGSRKRRGDQRDLGHPGPPPKVSKASHDSLVPNSSPLPTNGISGSPESFPSPLDSSGHMGPEGNRLEHGENDKHSGKIPVNAVRPHTSSPGLGKPPGPCLQTKAVVLQQLDRVDETPGPPHPKGPPRCSLGSRNSRHEGSFARQRSPYTYKGSLPSPSPRPQSLDATQVPSPLPLAQPSTPPVRRLELLPSAESPVRWLEQPESHQRLAGLGCKAGLPPTEPLLPRAGFSPDSSKADSDAASSGGSDSKKKKRYRPRDYTVNLDGQVAEAGVKPVRLKERKLTFDPMTRQIKPLTQKEPVRADSPVHTEQPRTELDKPEAKASLQSPFEQTNWKELSRNEIIQSYLSRQSSLLSSSGAQTPGAHHFMSEYLKQEESTRRGARKPHVLVPHGPPTDFPGLSREVTRDDLDKIQAHQWPGVNGCQDTQGNWYDWTQCISLDPHGDDGRLNILPYVCLD; encoded by the exons ATCCGGAACATGGTGGCGGTGCAGGAAGTCATCTCCAGCCTGGAGAAATACCCCATTACCAAAGAGGCACTGGAG GAAACCCGCCTTGGGAAGCTCATCAACGACGTCCGCAAGAAGACCAAGAACGAGGAGCTCGCCAAGCGGGCCAAGAAGCTGCTGCGGAGCTGGCAGAAGCTCATCGAGCCCGTGCACCAGAATGAGGCTGCGCTGCGGGGGCTGGCGGGTGCCCCCGGCTCGGCCAACGGCGGTGCCCATAACTGCCGGCCAGAGGCAGGGGCGGCCGGCCCGCCCAAGAGCGTCCACGACCTGAAGTACCGCAATGACATGCCAAGGCTGTGCGGGCAGCGGCTGGACAGGTTGGGCAGCCGCAAGCGCAGGGGAGACCAGCGTGACCTTGGTCACCCTGGGCCACCTCCCAAGGTCTCCAAGGCGAGCCACGACTCCCTGGTACCCAACTCATCCCCGCTCCCCACCAATGGGATCAGCGGGAGCCCCGAGAGCTTCCCCAGCCCCCTGGACAGCAGTGGGCACATGGGCCCTGAGGGCAACCGCTTGGAGCACGGCGAGAATGACAAGCACAGTGGCAAGATCCCCGTCAATGCCGTGAGGCCGCACACCAGCTCCCCGGGCCTGGGCAAGCCCCCCGGGCCCTGTTTGCAGACGAAGGCTGTGGTGCTGCAGCAGTTGGACAGGGTGGACGAGACTCCagggcccccccaccccaaggggCCACCTCGCTGCTCTCTTGGTTCCCGGAACTCACGGCACGAGGGCTCCTTTGCCCGGCAGCGCAGCCCGTACACGTACAAgggctccctgcccagcccttcACCTCGGCCCCAGTCGCTGGATGCCACACAGGTGCCATCACCGCTTCCGTTGGCCCAGCCGTCCACGCCCCCTGTGCGGCGACTTGAGCTGCTGCCCAGCGCAGAGAGCCCCGTGCGCTGGCTGGAGCAGCCAGAGAGCCACCAGCGGCTTGCAGGGTTGGGCTGCAAGGCGGGGCTGCCGCCGACCGAGCCCCTCCTGCCCCGGGCAGGCTTCTCCCCAGACTCCTCCAAGGCGGACAGCGATGCTGCCTCCTCCGGTGGGTCAGACAGCAAAAAGAAGAAGAGGTACCGGCCTCGTGACTACACGGTTAACTTGGACGGGCAGGTGGCTGAGGCTGGTGTCAAGCCTGTCCGGTTAAAAGAGCGGAAGCTCACCTTTGACCCCATGACGAGACAGATCAAACCTCTGACCCAGAAAGAGCCAGTGCGGGCCGACAGCCCCGTGCACACGGAGCAGCCCAGGACAGAGCTGGACAAGCCCGAGGCCAAGGCCAGCCTCCAGAGCCCTTTTGAACAGACGAACTGGAAGGAACTGTCGCGCAACGAGATCATCCAGTCCTACCTGAGCCGGCAGAGCAGCCTGCTCTCGTCGTCGGGCGCACAGACCCCGGGCGCTCACCACTTCATGTCCGAGTACCTGAAGCAGGAGGAAAGCACTCGGCGCGGGGCCCGGAAGCCGCACGTGCTGGTGCCTCATGGCCCGCCCACGGACTTCCCCGGGCTGAGCCGCGAGGTCACCCGGGACGATCTGGACAAAATCCAGGCCCACCAGTGGCCAGGGGTGAACGGGTGTCAGGACACACAGGGTAACTGGTATGACTGGACGCAGTGCATATCGCTCGACCCGCACGGCGACGACGGGCGGTTGAACATTCTGCCTTATGTCTGCTTGGACTGA
- the MED26 gene encoding mediator of RNA polymerase II transcription subunit 26 isoform X2, with amino-acid sequence MVAVQEVISSLEKYPITKEALEETRLGKLINDVRKKTKNEELAKRAKKLLRSWQKLIEPVHQNEAALRGLAGAPGSANGGAHNCRPEAGAAGPPKSVHDLKYRNDMPRLCGQRLDRLGSRKRRGDQRDLGHPGPPPKVSKASHDSLVPNSSPLPTNGISGSPESFPSPLDSSGHMGPEGNRLEHGENDKHSGKIPVNAVRPHTSSPGLGKPPGPCLQTKAVVLQQLDRVDETPGPPHPKGPPRCSLGSRNSRHEGSFARQRSPYTYKGSLPSPSPRPQSLDATQVPSPLPLAQPSTPPVRRLELLPSAESPVRWLEQPESHQRLAGLGCKAGLPPTEPLLPRAGFSPDSSKADSDAASSGGSDSKKKKRYRPRDYTVNLDGQVAEAGVKPVRLKERKLTFDPMTRQIKPLTQKEPVRADSPVHTEQPRTELDKPEAKASLQSPFEQTNWKELSRNEIIQSYLSRQSSLLSSSGAQTPGAHHFMSEYLKQEESTRRGARKPHVLVPHGPPTDFPGLSREVTRDDLDKIQAHQWPGVNGCQDTQGNWYDWTQCISLDPHGDDGRLNILPYVCLD; translated from the exons ATGGTGGCGGTGCAGGAAGTCATCTCCAGCCTGGAGAAATACCCCATTACCAAAGAGGCACTGGAG GAAACCCGCCTTGGGAAGCTCATCAACGACGTCCGCAAGAAGACCAAGAACGAGGAGCTCGCCAAGCGGGCCAAGAAGCTGCTGCGGAGCTGGCAGAAGCTCATCGAGCCCGTGCACCAGAATGAGGCTGCGCTGCGGGGGCTGGCGGGTGCCCCCGGCTCGGCCAACGGCGGTGCCCATAACTGCCGGCCAGAGGCAGGGGCGGCCGGCCCGCCCAAGAGCGTCCACGACCTGAAGTACCGCAATGACATGCCAAGGCTGTGCGGGCAGCGGCTGGACAGGTTGGGCAGCCGCAAGCGCAGGGGAGACCAGCGTGACCTTGGTCACCCTGGGCCACCTCCCAAGGTCTCCAAGGCGAGCCACGACTCCCTGGTACCCAACTCATCCCCGCTCCCCACCAATGGGATCAGCGGGAGCCCCGAGAGCTTCCCCAGCCCCCTGGACAGCAGTGGGCACATGGGCCCTGAGGGCAACCGCTTGGAGCACGGCGAGAATGACAAGCACAGTGGCAAGATCCCCGTCAATGCCGTGAGGCCGCACACCAGCTCCCCGGGCCTGGGCAAGCCCCCCGGGCCCTGTTTGCAGACGAAGGCTGTGGTGCTGCAGCAGTTGGACAGGGTGGACGAGACTCCagggcccccccaccccaaggggCCACCTCGCTGCTCTCTTGGTTCCCGGAACTCACGGCACGAGGGCTCCTTTGCCCGGCAGCGCAGCCCGTACACGTACAAgggctccctgcccagcccttcACCTCGGCCCCAGTCGCTGGATGCCACACAGGTGCCATCACCGCTTCCGTTGGCCCAGCCGTCCACGCCCCCTGTGCGGCGACTTGAGCTGCTGCCCAGCGCAGAGAGCCCCGTGCGCTGGCTGGAGCAGCCAGAGAGCCACCAGCGGCTTGCAGGGTTGGGCTGCAAGGCGGGGCTGCCGCCGACCGAGCCCCTCCTGCCCCGGGCAGGCTTCTCCCCAGACTCCTCCAAGGCGGACAGCGATGCTGCCTCCTCCGGTGGGTCAGACAGCAAAAAGAAGAAGAGGTACCGGCCTCGTGACTACACGGTTAACTTGGACGGGCAGGTGGCTGAGGCTGGTGTCAAGCCTGTCCGGTTAAAAGAGCGGAAGCTCACCTTTGACCCCATGACGAGACAGATCAAACCTCTGACCCAGAAAGAGCCAGTGCGGGCCGACAGCCCCGTGCACACGGAGCAGCCCAGGACAGAGCTGGACAAGCCCGAGGCCAAGGCCAGCCTCCAGAGCCCTTTTGAACAGACGAACTGGAAGGAACTGTCGCGCAACGAGATCATCCAGTCCTACCTGAGCCGGCAGAGCAGCCTGCTCTCGTCGTCGGGCGCACAGACCCCGGGCGCTCACCACTTCATGTCCGAGTACCTGAAGCAGGAGGAAAGCACTCGGCGCGGGGCCCGGAAGCCGCACGTGCTGGTGCCTCATGGCCCGCCCACGGACTTCCCCGGGCTGAGCCGCGAGGTCACCCGGGACGATCTGGACAAAATCCAGGCCCACCAGTGGCCAGGGGTGAACGGGTGTCAGGACACACAGGGTAACTGGTATGACTGGACGCAGTGCATATCGCTCGACCCGCACGGCGACGACGGGCGGTTGAACATTCTGCCTTATGTCTGCTTGGACTGA